A DNA window from Candidatus Acidulodesulfobacterium acidiphilum contains the following coding sequences:
- the rplU gene encoding 50S ribosomal protein L21, whose translation MSKEYAVINAGSKQYVVSQGDILRIETVGKEKGEEITFTPIAIKNGDLLVTDKEVLKDKSVKGTVVRNGRAKKIVVFKMKRRKDERKKRGHRQNFTEVKITGIA comes from the coding sequence ATGAGTAAAGAATATGCCGTTATTAATGCCGGCTCAAAGCAATACGTCGTTTCGCAGGGAGACATCTTAAGAATAGAAACGGTAGGAAAAGAAAAAGGCGAAGAGATAACTTTTACGCCTATAGCAATTAAAAACGGCGACTTATTGGTTACCGATAAAGAGGTTTTGAAGGATAAAAGCGTGAAGGGAACGGTCGTAAGAAACGGCAGGGCAAAAAAAATAGTAGTTTTCAAAATGAAACGCCGTAAAGACGAAAGAAAGAAAAGAGGACACAGGCAGAATTTTACCGAAGTCAAGATAACGGGCATAGCATAA
- a CDS encoding tetratricopeptide repeat protein, whose translation MYIITVIVAILILVAFFEYLYALNPQRIPLHYAPGKLYVIHNYLIIYIFAAFLIGIAIILIINVLKDSIVQIKNIFYKRKQYIKTELDNSVNKAFEAYIKGQYDKGIDLIKKYSINYPNNIGAYLLLVKIYKHKGKIKEAENALNKALEIEKENVTALNEAGNLYKLNKEYDKAVFYFNKALEYSSDDLYAISQLKDIFIKKEEWKNAYRMSKLFLSQSKDKDINKKEEQVMLGLKYEFGKYLLETENDTVRSMKRFNQVLSQDKNFVPAYLSLGDALIKKEKINEAFELWEKAFLKTSNLAIAIKIEDVSIKTNHPENIIRFYQELIYDNPERWEYRLFLGKLYIRLEMIDDAIETLSLIPANIFKDNALNLLLAECYFKRGKYNDASVNFRKALKNNYPVKLPFVCSNCGYTSYNYSSICPSCNKWNTYNIKTAGTLYEVAAKDDEKNISSILG comes from the coding sequence ATGTATATAATAACCGTCATAGTAGCGATTCTTATTTTAGTCGCATTTTTTGAATATCTTTATGCCCTTAATCCTCAGAGGATTCCTCTCCATTATGCCCCGGGGAAACTTTACGTTATCCATAATTATCTTATAATTTACATATTCGCCGCATTCCTGATAGGAATAGCGATTATTTTAATAATAAACGTTTTAAAAGATTCTATAGTTCAGATTAAAAATATATTTTATAAAAGAAAGCAGTATATAAAAACCGAGCTTGACAATTCCGTAAATAAAGCGTTTGAAGCATACATTAAAGGACAGTACGATAAGGGAATAGATTTAATAAAAAAGTATTCAATTAATTATCCGAATAATATAGGGGCGTATCTTCTGCTTGTAAAAATATATAAACATAAAGGAAAGATTAAGGAAGCGGAAAATGCCTTGAATAAAGCATTAGAAATAGAAAAAGAAAATGTTACCGCGCTAAATGAAGCAGGTAATCTTTATAAACTTAATAAAGAGTACGATAAAGCCGTTTTTTATTTCAATAAAGCGCTTGAATATTCATCAGACGATCTTTACGCCATATCCCAGTTAAAAGATATTTTTATAAAAAAAGAGGAATGGAAAAACGCATACAGAATGTCCAAACTTTTTCTTTCCCAGTCTAAAGATAAAGATATAAACAAAAAAGAAGAACAGGTTATGCTGGGGTTAAAATATGAATTCGGCAAATATCTTCTAGAAACCGAAAACGATACGGTAAGATCAATGAAGCGTTTCAATCAAGTGCTTAGTCAGGACAAAAATTTTGTGCCGGCTTATTTGTCTCTGGGTGATGCTTTAATAAAAAAAGAAAAAATAAACGAAGCTTTTGAATTATGGGAAAAGGCATTTCTTAAAACGTCTAATTTAGCTATCGCAATAAAAATAGAGGATGTTTCGATTAAGACCAATCACCCCGAAAATATAATAAGATTTTATCAGGAGCTTATTTACGACAATCCTGAAAGATGGGAATACAGGCTTTTTCTAGGAAAATTGTATATAAGGTTGGAGATGATAGACGACGCTATAGAAACTTTATCTTTAATTCCGGCTAATATTTTTAAGGATAACGCCTTAAATTTACTGCTCGCAGAATGTTATTTTAAAAGAGGAAAATATAACGACGCATCGGTAAACTTTAGAAAAGCCCTTAAAAATAACTATCCCGTTAAACTGCCTTTTGTATGTTCCAACTGCGGTTATACATCTTATAATTATTCGTCTATATGTCCTTCCTGCAATAAATGGAACACTTATAATATTAAAACTGCCGGCACGTTATATGAAGTCGCAGCCAAAGACGATGAAAAAAATATTTCTTCTATACTTGGATAG
- the proB gene encoding glutamate 5-kinase, giving the protein MKKNNEPTETKGIKGIQDNFKKYLDSKRRIVIKIGTQVLLDEEGKLSPHSFKRICAFVHSLILQKKEVILVSSGAIAAGKDLLDIKPVTGSFSIPQKQAFAACGQPVLMKNYDSFFKKYGLKTAQILLTKEDVSVRKRFTNARNTINELLGNGVIPIINENDTVSYEEIKFSDNDYLSSLVLNLVCADLFIVLSNVKGVFDKNPAVYSDAKPVKVISDIENYIKNFKDGSKSAHGTGGMKSKLYASFIAASTGIDTVIASGKDKKSLDSLAKGRLCGTLVVSSRGNKINKKKHWLLFGMEKAGEIIVDKGAVEAIAHQNKSLLAGGIIKIKGDFKKGDGVYVLDEKGTVLSKGISNLDSDDIKKIKGLSSEEIEAKFGKDNISSLVVHKDKMVANI; this is encoded by the coding sequence GTGAAAAAAAATAACGAACCTACCGAAACTAAAGGAATTAAAGGCATCCAAGATAATTTTAAAAAATATCTCGATTCTAAAAGAAGAATAGTTATCAAAATAGGCACTCAGGTTCTTTTGGACGAAGAAGGAAAACTGTCGCCTCATTCTTTTAAAAGAATTTGCGCTTTCGTTCATTCGCTTATATTGCAGAAAAAAGAAGTCATACTTGTTTCTTCGGGTGCCATAGCCGCCGGAAAAGATTTGCTTGACATAAAACCGGTAACCGGCAGTTTTTCCATTCCCCAAAAACAGGCTTTTGCCGCATGCGGTCAGCCGGTTTTAATGAAAAATTACGATTCGTTTTTTAAAAAATATGGACTTAAAACGGCGCAGATTCTTTTAACCAAAGAGGACGTTTCCGTCAGAAAAAGGTTTACTAATGCACGAAATACTATAAATGAACTGCTCGGCAACGGAGTGATTCCTATAATAAACGAAAACGATACCGTTTCTTACGAGGAGATAAAGTTTTCCGACAATGACTATTTGTCGTCGCTTGTTTTGAACTTAGTTTGCGCCGACCTGTTTATAGTTCTTTCGAATGTAAAAGGGGTTTTCGATAAAAATCCAGCCGTTTATTCGGACGCAAAACCCGTTAAAGTTATAAGCGACATAGAAAATTATATAAAAAATTTTAAAGACGGGTCTAAAAGCGCTCATGGAACGGGAGGTATGAAGTCTAAGCTTTATGCGTCTTTTATCGCCGCAAGCACGGGTATAGACACCGTTATAGCTTCCGGCAAAGATAAAAAAAGCTTGGATTCTTTAGCAAAAGGCAGATTGTGCGGAACGCTGGTAGTTTCTTCGCGCGGCAATAAAATTAACAAAAAAAAGCACTGGCTTTTATTTGGAATGGAAAAAGCCGGAGAAATAATCGTAGATAAAGGGGCAGTGGAAGCTATTGCGCATCAAAACAAAAGCCTTCTTGCCGGCGGAATAATAAAAATAAAAGGCGATTTTAAAAAAGGGGACGGAGTTTACGTATTGGACGAAAAAGGAACGGTTTTGTCTAAAGGCATATCCAATTTAGATTCGGACGATATTAAAAAAATAAAAGGGTTAAGCTCTGAAGAGATAGAAGCTAAATTCGGAAAAGACAACATTTCTTCCCTCGTCGTGCATAAGGACAAGATGGTCGCAAATATATAA
- the rsfS gene encoding ribosome silencing factor, producing MNQNRKPLKRTNKDVRAVINFLLEKKARDIIVLDVRKISSITDFIFVASGSSDRHLNTIADNLLSSFKQKPLGQEGISTPGARWIVIDYGGIMVHLIHDDLRNYYNIEGLWPEAKELIVESSFGETLNVN from the coding sequence ATGAATCAAAACAGAAAACCGCTAAAAAGAACAAATAAAGACGTAAGGGCCGTAATAAATTTTCTTTTGGAAAAAAAAGCCCGTGATATAATAGTTTTAGACGTTAGAAAAATTTCAAGCATTACCGATTTTATATTCGTGGCAAGCGGTTCTTCGGACAGACACCTTAACACGATAGCCGATAACCTGCTGTCTTCTTTCAAACAAAAACCTCTTGGACAGGAAGGAATTTCTACGCCGGGCGCAAGATGGATAGTCATCGATTACGGCGGTATTATGGTTCATTTAATCCACGACGACTTGAGAAATTATTATAATATAGAAGGCTTGTGGCCGGAGGCTAAAGAATTAATAGTGGAATCTTCGTTCGGCGAAACCTTAAACGTTAATTAA
- a CDS encoding 2,3-bisphosphoglycerate-independent phosphoglycerate mutase: MQNFKKAVLIIMDGFGISEKIKGNAIINAKPEFIEKLFKNYPYTTLKAHGLDVGLPENTMGNSEVGHSNIGAGRVIMQDLTKIDLLIKEDKLKTNDALSEFIEKIKKGNSTVHLIGLLSESGVHSELNHLLYLTGVFYKNGIKKIYIHPFLDGRDSPPQSSPIFLNKLMEHIKPYAGKVFISTLCGRFYAMDRDTRWDRVEVAFNLLTQAKGEKISNPLEAVKKFYDNGITDEFMPAIVIDNGAENDGRIKANDGVFFFNFRADRAKEITMSLTFDDFNYFSRGQFKPVKNFITMTKYDDSFKNKYMIEPQNYLNILGEVISNCGFNQFRIAETEKYAHVTYFFNCGREEPFKNEERLLIPSPREFKTYDLIPEMSAFKIKDALIEKIKSNKYELIVCNFANCDMVGHTGNYDAAIKAVQAVNSVISEIIPVILSLEDCICVITADHGNAETMIDDNGEPMTNHTLNPVPFVIVSNDFKKISPLKPGRLADIAPTILKLIGLEVPAEMTGRVLWE; the protein is encoded by the coding sequence ATGCAAAATTTTAAAAAAGCCGTTTTGATAATAATGGACGGTTTCGGAATATCCGAAAAGATTAAAGGAAATGCAATAATAAACGCTAAACCTGAATTTATCGAAAAACTTTTTAAAAATTATCCGTACACTACTTTAAAGGCGCACGGTCTGGATGTTGGATTGCCGGAAAATACTATGGGTAATTCCGAGGTCGGACATTCCAACATAGGCGCGGGTCGTGTAATCATGCAGGATTTAACGAAAATAGACCTGCTTATAAAAGAGGATAAACTTAAAACTAACGACGCCTTATCGGAATTTATCGAAAAAATAAAAAAGGGGAATTCCACGGTTCATCTTATAGGTCTTCTTTCCGAAAGCGGCGTGCATTCAGAATTAAATCATTTATTATACCTGACGGGCGTTTTTTATAAAAACGGAATAAAAAAAATTTATATTCATCCTTTTTTGGACGGCAGGGATTCTCCGCCGCAAAGTTCGCCGATTTTTCTTAACAAACTAATGGAGCATATAAAGCCTTATGCAGGTAAAGTATTTATTTCGACGCTTTGCGGAAGGTTCTATGCTATGGACAGGGATACACGCTGGGACAGGGTTGAAGTCGCTTTTAATTTGCTGACTCAGGCAAAAGGAGAAAAAATCAGCAATCCGTTGGAAGCCGTAAAGAAATTTTACGACAATGGTATTACGGATGAATTTATGCCGGCGATAGTAATTGATAACGGCGCGGAAAACGACGGCAGAATTAAAGCAAACGACGGCGTTTTTTTCTTTAATTTCAGGGCAGACAGGGCAAAAGAGATTACTATGTCGCTTACTTTTGACGATTTTAATTATTTTTCCAGAGGACAGTTCAAACCCGTCAAAAATTTTATTACTATGACTAAATACGATGACTCTTTTAAAAATAAATATATGATAGAACCTCAAAATTATTTAAATATTCTGGGAGAGGTTATATCGAATTGCGGTTTTAACCAATTCAGGATAGCGGAAACCGAAAAATATGCTCATGTAACCTATTTTTTTAATTGCGGCAGAGAGGAGCCTTTTAAAAACGAAGAAAGGTTGCTTATACCTTCTCCGAGAGAATTTAAAACATATGATTTAATACCCGAAATGAGCGCGTTTAAAATTAAAGACGCACTTATAGAAAAGATAAAATCAAATAAATATGAATTAATAGTGTGTAATTTTGCAAATTGCGACATGGTAGGGCATACCGGTAATTACGATGCCGCCATAAAAGCGGTTCAGGCGGTCAATTCGGTAATTAGTGAGATAATACCCGTAATTTTAAGCCTCGAAGACTGCATATGCGTCATAACTGCAGACCACGGCAATGCGGAAACCATGATAGACGATAACGGAGAGCCTATGACTAATCATACTCTCAATCCTGTACCGTTCGTTATAGTTTCAAACGATTTTAAGAAAATTTCACCTTTAAAGCCGGGTAGGCTTGCAGATATTGCGCCGACCATTTTAAAGTTAATAGGATTAGAAGTGCCGGCCGAAATGACCGGCCGCGTTTTATGGGAATAG
- a CDS encoding glutamate-5-semialdehyde dehydrogenase: protein MTDNDRINIDTNKNNNKTVSIEEIAKKARDASGKIAEAGSAVKLSVLSTLKDLLIKDRKAIEAENEKDVESAKAAGLSKPMIDRLFISGKVFSSMLNSIDDVMKIKDPVGEIENMAVRPNGLMVGRMRIPLGVIGIIYESRPNVTIDASILCLLSGNAVILRGGSEAINSNKMLASIVSESLRINGLPPETVSIIPYIDRSAITEMISLRKYIDLIIPRGGEGLISFVTENSKIPVIKHDKGVCHIYVDKYADIKKTIDVIINAKVQRPSVCNALETLLVHSDIMNDFMPAMLDELKRNEVETRVDGEIMNIFKSRYNFIIPAADADWDAEYLNLTLAVKTVKNIGEAIKHIRLHGSNHTESIMTENYTRALEFIKKVNSSCVLVNASTRFNDGFELGLGAEIGISTSKIHAYGPMGAKELTTTKFVVFGNYQKRT, encoded by the coding sequence ATGACAGATAATGATAGAATTAATATAGATACAAATAAAAATAATAATAAAACCGTTTCTATCGAAGAAATCGCCAAAAAGGCGCGCGATGCCTCCGGCAAAATAGCGGAAGCCGGTTCCGCCGTGAAACTTAGCGTCTTATCCACGCTAAAAGATCTTTTGATAAAAGACAGGAAAGCAATAGAAGCCGAAAACGAGAAGGACGTAGAAAGCGCAAAGGCGGCGGGATTAAGCAAACCGATGATAGACAGGCTCTTTATTAGCGGCAAAGTATTTTCTTCGATGCTTAATTCTATCGACGACGTAATGAAGATTAAAGATCCGGTAGGCGAAATAGAAAATATGGCGGTAAGGCCTAATGGGCTAATGGTCGGCAGGATGAGAATACCGCTCGGCGTAATAGGAATAATTTACGAATCGAGACCTAACGTTACCATAGATGCCTCTATTTTGTGCCTTTTGTCCGGCAACGCGGTAATATTAAGGGGAGGTTCGGAAGCTATAAATTCCAATAAAATGCTTGCTTCGATAGTTTCTGAAAGCCTCAGGATTAATGGTCTTCCCCCGGAAACCGTGTCCATAATCCCTTATATCGACAGATCTGCTATAACCGAAATGATATCGCTCAGAAAATATATAGACCTTATAATACCGCGGGGCGGCGAAGGGCTTATTTCTTTCGTAACCGAAAATTCTAAAATTCCGGTTATAAAACACGACAAGGGAGTCTGCCATATATACGTCGATAAATACGCCGATATAAAAAAAACGATAGACGTTATAATTAACGCAAAAGTTCAGAGGCCTTCGGTTTGCAACGCCTTAGAAACGCTTTTAGTCCATTCCGATATTATGAACGATTTTATGCCTGCAATGCTTGACGAACTTAAAAGGAATGAGGTTGAAACAAGAGTTGACGGCGAGATAATGAATATTTTTAAAAGCAGGTATAATTTTATAATTCCGGCCGCCGATGCGGACTGGGATGCGGAATACCTCAATCTTACGCTGGCGGTTAAAACCGTTAAAAATATCGGCGAAGCCATAAAACACATAAGGCTTCACGGTTCCAACCATACCGAATCCATAATGACGGAAAACTATACGAGAGCGCTTGAATTCATAAAAAAAGTAAATTCATCCTGCGTACTTGTAAACGCTTCCACCAGATTTAACGACGGTTTCGAGCTTGGGCTGGGCGCGGAAATAGGCATATCTACTTCTAAGATTCACGCATACGGACCTATGGGGGCAAAAGAACTTACTACCACTAAATTCGTAGTATTCGGGAATTATCAGAAAAGAACTTAA
- a CDS encoding nicotinate-nucleotide adenylyltransferase, producing MKIGIFGGTFNPIHYGHLRAAEEIAEKFLDQVIFVPTNITSNKNINAEAHPQKRLEMAEIAIKGEQKFKVSDIEIKRGGFSYSYDTIVELKKKYKDDDLYFIAGADAFLGLKSWKNAEAILRTIDFIVAGRPKYGFKNLVKLIDFLPDNLKEDAEVDLKEEKIVIDEKRAVYFFNTTKLDISSTVIRNNFKNNISNLFLLPNGVINYIIKNKLYESKQKTAKKNK from the coding sequence ATGAAAATAGGAATTTTCGGAGGCACCTTTAATCCTATACATTACGGCCATTTAAGGGCGGCCGAAGAAATAGCGGAAAAATTTTTGGACCAGGTTATATTCGTTCCTACAAATATAACGTCCAATAAAAATATTAACGCCGAAGCTCATCCGCAAAAAAGACTCGAAATGGCGGAAATAGCTATAAAGGGCGAGCAAAAATTTAAAGTTTCGGATATAGAAATTAAAAGAGGCGGATTTTCATATTCTTACGATACGATAGTAGAGCTTAAAAAAAAATATAAAGACGACGATTTATATTTTATAGCAGGAGCAGATGCTTTCTTAGGATTAAAAAGCTGGAAGAATGCCGAAGCGATATTGAGAACGATAGATTTTATAGTAGCAGGCAGACCGAAATACGGTTTTAAAAATTTAGTAAAGCTAATCGATTTTTTACCCGATAATTTAAAAGAAGATGCCGAAGTTGATTTAAAAGAGGAAAAAATCGTTATAGACGAAAAAAGAGCGGTTTATTTTTTTAATACGACTAAACTCGATATTTCTTCTACCGTTATAAGAAATAATTTTAAAAATAATATTTCAAACCTCTTTTTGTTGCCAAACGGCGTTATTAATTATATAATAAAAAATAAACTATATGAATCAAAACAGAAAACCGCTAAAAAGAACAAATAA
- the obgE gene encoding GTPase ObgE, with translation MKFVDNAIITIASGNGGRGAVSFRREKFIPKGGPDGGDGGKGGDVIFKASHNITSLLDFRYKPRYIAEKGGNGQGNNKKGRDGDDILITVPVGTTVVDFDSGEVMADLIKDGEETVLLRGGIGGKGNTFFKSSTQRRPRFAQPGIPGVTRKVRLVLKSLGDIGLVGFPNAGKSTLISKLTGSHAKIAPYPFTTKTPNLGVYAGDNPEESAKTLTIVDIPGIIEGASEGAGLGLKFLSHIERSNILLYLIEIGTFKEIKASYEAVVKEITEYDENILKKERIAAVNKIDLITDKRTLNKIIKETTKFFSEQNIPVYFISAAYGAGIEELKNELNLILNKKNIAV, from the coding sequence ATGAAATTCGTCGATAACGCTATAATAACGATTGCTTCAGGAAACGGCGGCAGGGGCGCAGTAAGCTTTAGGAGGGAGAAATTTATCCCTAAAGGCGGACCTGACGGCGGCGACGGAGGAAAAGGCGGCGACGTTATATTTAAGGCTTCTCATAATATAACAAGCCTATTGGATTTCAGGTATAAACCGAGATATATTGCCGAAAAGGGCGGAAACGGTCAGGGGAATAACAAAAAAGGCAGAGACGGGGATGATATCTTGATAACAGTGCCGGTCGGCACTACGGTCGTAGATTTCGATTCAGGCGAAGTAATGGCCGACCTTATTAAAGACGGCGAAGAAACGGTTCTGCTCAGGGGCGGTATCGGCGGAAAAGGCAATACCTTCTTTAAGTCGTCAACGCAGAGAAGACCCCGTTTTGCCCAGCCGGGCATACCGGGCGTAACCAGAAAAGTCCGCCTCGTTCTTAAAAGTTTGGGCGACATAGGCTTAGTCGGCTTTCCAAATGCCGGCAAGTCCACCCTTATATCTAAACTTACCGGTTCGCATGCAAAAATAGCGCCGTATCCTTTTACGACAAAAACCCCTAACCTTGGCGTTTATGCCGGAGATAATCCTGAAGAGTCTGCTAAAACGCTGACTATAGTAGATATTCCGGGTATAATAGAAGGCGCCTCCGAAGGCGCAGGTCTCGGGCTTAAGTTTTTAAGCCATATAGAAAGGTCCAATATACTGCTTTATCTTATCGAAATAGGAACGTTTAAAGAAATTAAGGCTTCATATGAAGCGGTAGTTAAAGAAATAACCGAATACGACGAAAATATTCTCAAAAAAGAACGGATAGCGGCTGTAAATAAGATAGACCTGATAACGGACAAAAGGACATTAAATAAAATTATTAAAGAAACAACCAAGTTTTTTTCCGAACAAAATATTCCGGTGTATTTTATATCGGCGGCTTACGGCGCGGGAATAGAGGAACTTAAAAACGAATTAAATTTAATTTTAAATAAAAAAAATATTGCGGTATAA
- a CDS encoding RluA family pseudouridine synthase, which translates to MGIVSFIYQGQAVRLDVFLSAKFSDKTRTFIKKLILSGAVEVNGAAVKKPAYLLKEGSLIVFKEPELIKPGIKIFDRDIEIIYEDEYIAAVNKPAGISSHPGKGNYDNTLVNILIGKISNLSGIGGVERPGIVHRLDKDTSGIMLIAKNDFAHNALAESFKNREIKKTYFAAVYGIITQKCGCIEGFIKRDAGSRIKMAMDKKETGKHCLTRYENMRYIRGVATLLKVLPETGRTHQIRVSLFGTGYPIVGDKLYKRKDIENRYKSLNFVKRQMLHAYMLEFPHPANREKIVLKANFPNDMLWLLDDLDDKNTLL; encoded by the coding sequence ATGGGAATAGTTTCGTTTATTTATCAAGGACAGGCAGTAAGATTGGATGTTTTTTTATCTGCAAAATTTTCCGATAAAACAAGAACTTTCATTAAAAAGCTGATTTTAAGCGGTGCGGTAGAAGTAAACGGAGCCGCAGTAAAAAAACCTGCCTATTTATTAAAAGAAGGTAGTCTGATAGTTTTTAAGGAACCTGAATTAATTAAACCGGGAATAAAGATATTCGACAGAGATATAGAAATAATTTATGAAGATGAATATATTGCGGCAGTAAATAAGCCTGCAGGCATTTCGTCCCACCCTGGAAAAGGGAATTACGACAATACCCTTGTTAATATTTTAATTGGTAAGATATCAAATCTCTCAGGAATAGGAGGAGTAGAAAGACCCGGGATAGTTCACAGGTTGGACAAAGATACTTCGGGTATTATGCTTATAGCTAAAAACGATTTTGCGCATAATGCTCTTGCGGAAAGTTTTAAAAATAGGGAAATTAAAAAAACTTATTTTGCGGCGGTTTACGGCATTATAACTCAAAAATGCGGATGTATAGAGGGGTTTATAAAAAGGGATGCCGGAAGCAGGATTAAAATGGCAATGGATAAAAAAGAAACGGGGAAACACTGCCTTACCCGCTATGAAAATATGAGATATATAAGAGGTGTTGCGACGTTACTTAAGGTTTTGCCTGAAACGGGAAGAACGCATCAGATAAGAGTCTCTCTTTTTGGGACAGGTTATCCTATAGTAGGAGACAAACTTTATAAAAGAAAGGATATAGAAAACAGATATAAAAGTTTAAATTTTGTCAAAAGACAGATGCTTCATGCTTACATGCTGGAATTTCCGCACCCGGCGAATAGAGAGAAAATTGTGTTAAAAGCAAATTTTCCTAACGATATGCTCTGGTTATTAGATGATTTAGACGATAAAAATACGCTATTATGA
- a CDS encoding 50S ribosomal protein L27, whose protein sequence is MAHKKAGGSSRNGRDSQGQRRGVKRFGGQLVKPGEIIVRQVGSSFHPGKFVKEGKDYTLYSIIKGFVKFHIGKNNRKFVSIIPAE, encoded by the coding sequence ATGGCGCATAAAAAAGCAGGCGGAAGTTCCAGAAACGGCAGAGACAGTCAGGGACAAAGAAGGGGAGTAAAAAGATTCGGAGGCCAGTTAGTTAAACCGGGCGAGATTATAGTTCGTCAGGTAGGGTCGTCTTTTCATCCGGGAAAATTTGTTAAAGAAGGCAAAGACTACACGCTTTATTCTATAATAAAAGGTTTCGTAAAATTTCATATAGGAAAAAATAACAGAAAGTTCGTCAGTATTATACCTGCGGAATAA